The segment GCATACCATGCTCGATTTTGAGCCGCCGCTGCTGGGCTTCGTCATCAGCAATCGCAATCATTCTTTCGGATTGTTGGCGGCAAGCAACGAATGCGTCATTAATATTCCGACAGTGGATATCGCGGATAAAGTCGTGGGGTGCGGCAATACATCGGGAGTGAGCACAAACAAGTTTGAACGGTTCGGCCTGACCCCGAAACCCGCGACGCATGTCAACGCCCCTCTGATCAAGGAATGTTTTGCAAATCTCGAATGCCGGGTGGTCGATACACGTATGGTTCCCTTTTATTGCCTGTTTATTGCCGAGGTCATCAAGGCATGGATCGACCCGGCGGTGAAAAACCCGCGGACGATTCATCATCTCGGCAAAGGCAACTTCATGGTCGCCGGTGAAAGGATCAAACTGAAGTCAAAAATGAAATAGCTCGGGGCAGGGTCGCTTTCTCCTCGGCCTTGCCGCAGGAAAACCCACTCGGCTCTCAATTGACGGCCATTGCCCGACGTTTCACTTTTCCTCGACAAAGCCTGTTCCGGAGCAGGCGGGACATTTGTTGTCAGGGGTGCACTGACAATCGTCCCAGTCGTCGCCGCTGCGTGTCCCCCGCCACTCCATATCGCATGTGCAGGTTCCTTTTATTATTTTTTCTCCGCTACAGAGAGGACAGATTTTTTTTGTTTCCTTTGTCATGAGCATATCGTCTCCTTTAAATCAAGCAAGCCGCGGAATCCACCGCGGCCTGCTCCGGTTCAACAGCAAGATCTGCCTTGACCTGGCAAACCTAAAAATTATCCTCCGAAATCATAGTCAAACTTTTCACTTCTGCTTGATTCGGATCCGGCACCCATTGAAAATGAATGCCTGGAGTTTTCCTCTTGTCGAGGCATCTCGACGGTGTGGCATTCATTTCTCAATCGGCTGATGCGATCATCCAGTTCCGTCATGATGATATGCAGATCCTGGATTTGCGACAACATTTTATATTTATCGATGGATGGGACATGATCAATCGCGTCGGACAGCTGATGCAGCCTCTCGCTTAAAAATTTAAGCTCCATGGACGCGCTGTAACAATAATCTCTGCTTGCCATAACAAACCTCCTTCCCGCCGGGGGAATGAAAATTCGGCACAAAACCGCGCATACGTATTCTTCGTGATTTTTTCGCAAAGGAAAAAGCAATTCCTTTTATCAATAGAGCCTCTTTCAAAATGAACAGCCTACAAGGCTGTCCACAATTTGATCTTTGACAATCTATCCGATCAGGCGTAGGAGCTGATCCGCAAACAGGGTGATGACCCCGAACATCAAGTGCTGGGTCACCTTGCAGTGTCCCTTGACCATGACATTGTTAGCGCCGAAGTCTTCTTTCAATCGGCTGTTTGCCCGTTCCGCGCTGGACCGGATTTTATAGCGCTCTGCCTCGTGCGGTGCCATGGGGACAACCTCTTGGCCGCGGCCATTCTTATCTGTGATTGGAACATGGCCGAACTTCCGGCTGGTCTCCTCGATCCGCTTGGCATCGTAGGCTGCATCCATCAAATCGTAGAGATAGGTCACCTTTCCGCTGGTCAACTTGATCAGCGGAATCGCTACCTGGCTGTCATGCAGCGAAGCAGAGGTTACAAGGGCACTGATTGGCAGGCCGATATCGTTGATGTCCAGATGCAGCTTGAAACCGTTCCATGATATTTTGTACCCCTTGGCGTCCTTCTTGGTGCCACGATCACAGGCAACCGGCAACTCACCAATGGCTTCCTCGGCACTCTGGCGGACCTGACGGTCAAGCCGCTTCTCGATGGCCGGCGTCCGTTGCTCGCCTTTGGCGGGACGCCCCCTCTTGCGAGGCTTCTTCGGCTCCCTGGCCACCTTCTTCGCCGCTTTCTCACGTCCGGCAATGGCCGTGGAGTCCCGGCTGATGTGTCCGACAAGCTCTTCGCCAAGGTATTCCTTCACCAGTGCATCATGGACCCGCCCACCAAGACTGCCGGCGGCAAATTCGGCAAAGGCCCGCGACAAGGTAGGCTCCGACGGGATAGCATTGGAAGTGGCAAATCCGCATATCTGCCGCAGATTCCCTGCTGATTGCAGAGCCCGACGCAGGTCGCTGGTCGTCGGATATCGGTAGAGCGCCTTTGCCACGAATGCTCGGGCGCAAGCCTGTCGGTCAAGAGGCTTGCGCCCGGGATACTGATATCGACGTATGTTCCTTGGTACGTGTTGCTCAACCTGGATAATCTCCAGAATAGACACCAGGCGTTCCTCCTGCGCGGTGAGCGGAGCTTGCAAACATTTGTTCAGAT is part of the Desulfobulbaceae bacterium DB1 genome and harbors:
- a CDS encoding flavin reductase, whose amino-acid sequence is MAKRSFPLSKVYGLLEPGPVVMVTTADDVRPNIMTMSWHTMLDFEPPLLGFVISNRNHSFGLLAASNECVINIPTVDIADKVVGCGNTSGVSTNKFERFGLTPKPATHVNAPLIKECFANLECRVVDTRMVPFYCLFIAEVIKAWIDPAVKNPRTIHHLGKGNFMVAGERIKLKSKMK